The following proteins come from a genomic window of Gimesia chilikensis:
- a CDS encoding PilZ domain-containing protein, with product MIDRRSSNNRRSGDERRNYERLEAGIEVRLLRSGSGSGHEPLEGTVSDVSVDGLRMLLDVALTIEETLLVQVHSAGEHLFNSTARVVWQNQDDSGKYVTGCELCVFLTNKQFKTLKEFIGNQITPVSLAHDRRV from the coding sequence ATGATCGATCGTAGAAGTTCTAATAACCGACGTTCCGGAGATGAACGTCGTAATTATGAGAGACTGGAAGCAGGTATCGAAGTCCGCCTGCTGAGATCCGGCAGCGGTTCGGGTCATGAACCTTTGGAAGGAACTGTGAGTGATGTTTCCGTTGACGGTCTGCGCATGCTGCTGGATGTGGCTTTGACCATCGAAGAGACACTGCTGGTACAGGTTCATAGTGCAGGCGAGCATCTATTTAACTCGACCGCCCGAGTCGTTTGGCAGAACCAGGATGATTCCGGAAAATACGTCACAGGTTGTGAGCTGTGTGTCTTTCTGACCAACAAACAGTTTAAAACACTCAAAGAGTTCATCGGTAATCAAATCACACCTGTCTCGCTGGCGCATGATCGACGTGTCTGA
- a CDS encoding SDR family NAD(P)-dependent oxidoreductase — translation MTDRLFNKVAVITGASSGIGRSIAEHFLNEGAKVVVFSRRSELLEELEAHYPARTLVIDGDVTSEEDLLRLSEGTKRRFGRVDILVPNAGLARVIPIEDSSRSAIDETFNVNFHGALQTVRTFLPDLSEGASILFISTFLTQVGFPGLAAYSASKAAVKSLAQTLAAELGPRGIRVNSIAPGPINTPIWSQVGLNEEQLEGVATQISQRLISGSFGKPEDIAETAVFLASDAARFIVGQEIVVDGGYTIG, via the coding sequence ATGACCGATCGTCTGTTTAATAAGGTTGCCGTCATCACAGGCGCGAGCAGTGGCATTGGACGCTCCATTGCAGAGCATTTTCTGAATGAAGGGGCCAAGGTCGTTGTGTTCTCCCGCCGTAGTGAACTGCTGGAAGAACTGGAAGCCCACTATCCAGCACGAACACTGGTCATCGACGGGGATGTAACCAGTGAAGAGGATCTGCTGCGACTCTCCGAGGGGACCAAACGCCGCTTCGGGCGGGTCGATATTCTGGTGCCCAACGCAGGGCTGGCACGGGTGATCCCGATTGAAGATTCTTCGCGTTCAGCAATCGACGAAACCTTTAACGTGAATTTTCATGGTGCCCTGCAGACCGTGCGCACTTTTCTGCCGGATCTGAGCGAAGGTGCATCGATTCTGTTTATCTCCACCTTTCTGACGCAGGTCGGTTTTCCAGGGCTGGCTGCCTACTCGGCGTCCAAGGCTGCGGTTAAATCTCTGGCACAGACTCTGGCTGCGGAACTGGGCCCGCGCGGCATTCGCGTCAATTCAATCGCGCCGGGGCCGATCAACACTCCCATCTGGAGTCAGGTCGGTCTGAATGAGGAACAACTGGAGGGAGTCGCGACGCAGATCAGTCAGCGATTAATATCCGGTAGTTTCGGGAAGCCGGAAGACATCGCAGAAACGGCCGTGTTTCTGGCTTCCGATGCAGCACGCTTTATTGTCGGGCAGGAAATCGTAGTCGATGGTGGCTATACGATTGGTTGA
- a CDS encoding DUF1549 and DUF1553 domain-containing protein — translation MSKQEVQLAELSLLMEALCEERLTAEEQQRLEEIVLSNPDAMQYYLNYAHLHGTLYWDQALGSDAEMAVASPVTDSELPVLKQPHDQVRRRSLSRAGLAATAVLGLVVVVWYVFRGPSTEPQLADNQQTPSELTPEPEETLVTEDGTRRSPRFDSSQHPMLRLHQDGTVTQLTDQPLVAAKPKVLPPVEKLPADASDEAIVTFINHRIQDGWQAANITPSPAATDAEWVRRVYLDVIGRIPTPEEAENFLKSKQPDKHQQLVQKLLENPSYVTNWSTIWTRLLIGRSTSRGINRRALQDFLVQSFDDNRPWNDIVFDLVAAEGDADSNGATNFLLAHLNNQAVPATAITTRLFLGTQIQCTQCHNHPFNEATQSQFWEINSFFKQTKIVRKKRTDKKGEKDQTQLTLVSLRDGGTTFYETRQGLMQPAYPKFAGVKIPEGPNVNRRQELAKLMTSGKTDQLARAMVNRMWAHFFAYGFTRPIDDIGYHNSPTHPELLDELARQFADSNYNIKQLIQWICLSDAYRLSSQFTADNASDDPDDGSTPNFSRMYVKQMTVEQLYDSLLVTTNPAEIVTDYQSAWKKMQKRDQWLQQFVYTHQNEENDETTTFDGTITQALLMMNGPLVQNSLDYNRKDTILASAIKERSPDARIKKLSLAALTRYPTSRELTELKRLVKERTRYLTSRNVPPQIAVQQSYQDVYWAYLNSNEFILIH, via the coding sequence ATGAGTAAGCAGGAAGTACAATTAGCTGAGCTTTCTTTGCTTATGGAAGCATTGTGCGAGGAGCGTCTGACTGCTGAAGAGCAGCAGAGGCTGGAAGAGATCGTTCTCTCCAATCCGGACGCGATGCAGTACTACCTGAATTATGCGCACCTGCATGGAACACTTTACTGGGATCAGGCACTAGGCTCCGACGCTGAGATGGCCGTTGCATCCCCTGTTACTGACTCAGAGCTGCCGGTGCTGAAGCAGCCTCATGATCAGGTTCGTCGTAGATCGCTGTCCCGGGCCGGGCTGGCAGCGACTGCAGTTCTGGGGCTGGTGGTTGTGGTCTGGTATGTATTTCGAGGACCCTCCACCGAACCTCAACTGGCTGACAACCAGCAAACCCCGTCTGAATTGACACCAGAGCCTGAGGAAACGCTGGTCACCGAAGATGGTACACGGCGGTCTCCCCGGTTCGATTCATCGCAGCATCCCATGCTGCGACTGCATCAGGATGGAACCGTCACTCAGCTTACGGATCAGCCTCTGGTGGCTGCCAAACCGAAAGTATTACCGCCGGTAGAGAAGCTGCCCGCGGATGCGTCTGATGAAGCGATCGTTACTTTTATTAACCATCGGATTCAGGATGGCTGGCAGGCTGCGAATATTACACCTTCTCCTGCTGCCACTGACGCGGAGTGGGTCCGTCGGGTCTACCTCGATGTGATTGGTCGCATTCCAACACCCGAAGAGGCCGAAAACTTCCTGAAGTCCAAACAGCCAGACAAACACCAGCAACTGGTTCAGAAGCTACTGGAAAATCCATCTTACGTAACGAACTGGTCGACGATCTGGACCCGTCTGTTAATTGGTCGGTCCACTTCGCGCGGAATTAACCGCCGTGCATTACAGGATTTCCTGGTACAGAGTTTTGATGATAACCGTCCCTGGAATGATATCGTGTTCGATCTGGTGGCTGCTGAAGGGGACGCCGATTCCAACGGGGCCACAAACTTTCTGCTGGCCCATTTGAATAACCAGGCAGTACCAGCGACCGCAATCACAACCCGTCTGTTCCTGGGAACGCAGATTCAATGCACGCAGTGCCATAATCATCCCTTCAACGAAGCTACCCAGAGTCAGTTCTGGGAAATCAACAGCTTTTTCAAGCAGACGAAGATCGTTCGCAAAAAACGGACTGACAAAAAAGGGGAAAAGGATCAGACTCAACTGACTTTGGTCTCCCTGCGTGATGGCGGTACGACGTTTTATGAAACCCGACAGGGATTGATGCAGCCCGCTTATCCTAAATTTGCCGGTGTAAAAATTCCCGAGGGTCCGAATGTGAATCGTCGTCAGGAACTGGCGAAACTGATGACCTCCGGCAAAACCGATCAACTGGCGCGGGCGATGGTCAATCGCATGTGGGCTCACTTTTTCGCATACGGATTCACTCGACCGATCGACGATATTGGCTACCACAATTCCCCCACACATCCCGAGCTGCTGGACGAACTGGCGCGGCAGTTCGCTGATAGTAACTACAACATCAAACAGCTGATTCAGTGGATCTGCCTTTCAGACGCCTATCGACTCAGCAGTCAGTTTACTGCCGATAACGCGTCCGACGATCCGGATGACGGCAGCACTCCCAATTTCAGCCGGATGTACGTGAAGCAGATGACGGTAGAGCAGCTTTATGATTCACTGCTGGTAACAACCAATCCGGCAGAGATCGTTACCGACTATCAGTCGGCCTGGAAGAAGATGCAGAAACGTGATCAATGGCTGCAGCAGTTTGTCTACACTCATCAGAATGAAGAGAATGACGAAACGACCACTTTCGACGGTACCATCACCCAGGCTCTGCTGATGATGAATGGTCCCCTGGTGCAGAACAGCCTGGATTATAACAGGAAAGATACCATCCTGGCCTCGGCGATCAAAGAACGCTCACCTGATGCCCGCATCAAGAAGCTAAGCCTGGCTGCGTTGACTCGTTATCCCACATCCAGGGAGCTGACCGAACTCAAACGGCTGGTCAAGGAACGGACCCGCTATCTGACTTCCCGCAATGTGCCTCCCCAGATCGCAGTTCAGCAGAGCTACCAGGATGTCTACTGGGCCTACCTCAACTCCAATGAGTTCATCCTCATCCACTAA
- a CDS encoding sigma-70 family RNA polymerase sigma factor, translating into MTSSTDLPAFPDTSSEESREFISLFTRHQRRIYLYILSMIPHPLEAEEILQNTNLVIWKKAAQFEVGTNFFAWACQIAHYEILKYRKKRGRDKHQFSDEFVSQVAEAVKENQDLFELRRNALTFCLAKLRKKDRELIQRRYQGSNQGKELADDLGRPVNSVYQSLGRVRRTLFECINRYIAAESYSHE; encoded by the coding sequence TTGACCAGTTCGACCGATCTACCTGCTTTTCCAGATACGTCATCGGAAGAGAGTCGGGAATTCATTTCGCTGTTTACCAGGCATCAGCGGAGGATCTACCTCTACATTCTCTCGATGATTCCACATCCACTGGAAGCGGAAGAGATTCTGCAGAATACGAATCTGGTTATCTGGAAGAAGGCAGCTCAGTTTGAGGTCGGAACCAATTTTTTTGCCTGGGCCTGCCAGATCGCACATTATGAAATACTGAAATATCGGAAAAAGCGTGGTCGAGACAAGCACCAGTTCAGTGATGAGTTTGTCTCACAGGTGGCAGAAGCGGTCAAAGAGAACCAGGACCTGTTCGAACTGCGGCGGAATGCCCTGACGTTCTGCCTCGCGAAATTACGTAAGAAAGATCGTGAACTGATTCAACGACGTTATCAGGGAAGTAATCAGGGAAAAGAGTTGGCTGACGATCTGGGACGCCCTGTGAATTCGGTTTATCAGTCACTGGGCCGGGTTCGTCGAACTTTATTTGAATGCATTAACCGTTACATTGCAGCTGAGTCGTATAGTCATGAGTAA
- a CDS encoding DUF1501 domain-containing protein, with product MTIMNPYGMTRRHFMKHVAGAATAIPTMNFLSHLEANAAQVTKQQKACILIWMPGGPPTIDIWDLKPGSKNGGEFKPISTKGDMQISEHMPKTAQVMDNLSLIRSMSTREADHARGTYYMHSAYVPNPTVVHPTFGSVVSYELGSRRKELDIPSFISVGGSRGSAGFLGMAHSPFVVSSNGTIQNADINMAEKQRLGQRLDMLQVLESGFIKSKRGESANSHKDIYKKAVNLMTSSQMEAFKVDQEPAAVKDAYGTGNFGQGLLLARRLVQVGVPFVEVSASVGSWDLHQGVFDSLKNQNLPQLDKGISALVTDLKQRGMLDDVTIVCMGEFGRTPRINQNVGRDHWAASWTAMVGGGGLKNGQAIGKTDSDGIGIEGKSYLPGDLWATVAHSLGIPLDIVHTSKRGRPMKLANGGTPIKELIG from the coding sequence ATGACTATTATGAATCCTTACGGAATGACGCGTCGGCACTTTATGAAGCACGTCGCAGGTGCAGCGACCGCGATTCCAACAATGAACTTCCTGTCACACCTGGAAGCGAATGCTGCTCAGGTTACGAAGCAGCAGAAAGCCTGTATCCTGATCTGGATGCCGGGTGGACCACCGACCATCGACATCTGGGATTTGAAACCAGGTTCCAAGAACGGCGGCGAATTCAAGCCAATCAGCACCAAAGGTGATATGCAGATTTCTGAGCATATGCCCAAGACCGCTCAGGTCATGGATAACCTGTCGCTGATTCGCTCCATGAGTACTCGTGAAGCCGACCATGCCCGTGGTACCTACTATATGCACTCTGCATACGTACCTAACCCCACCGTGGTACACCCGACCTTCGGTTCGGTAGTCAGCTACGAACTCGGTTCACGTCGTAAAGAACTGGATATCCCCTCGTTCATTTCCGTCGGCGGCAGCCGGGGTAGTGCCGGCTTCCTGGGAATGGCTCACTCGCCATTCGTAGTATCCAGCAATGGTACTATTCAAAACGCTGATATCAACATGGCTGAAAAACAGCGTCTGGGTCAGCGGCTGGATATGCTCCAGGTTCTGGAGTCCGGATTCATTAAATCCAAGCGTGGTGAGTCCGCCAACTCTCACAAGGACATCTACAAGAAAGCAGTCAACCTGATGACTTCCAGCCAGATGGAAGCCTTTAAGGTTGATCAGGAACCAGCGGCTGTCAAAGACGCCTACGGTACCGGCAACTTCGGACAGGGACTGCTGCTGGCCCGTCGTCTGGTCCAGGTCGGTGTGCCTTTCGTCGAAGTCTCCGCTTCGGTTGGCAGCTGGGACCTGCACCAGGGTGTGTTCGATTCACTCAAGAATCAGAACCTGCCTCAGCTGGATAAAGGGATCTCAGCTCTGGTAACCGACCTGAAACAGCGCGGCATGCTGGATGATGTGACCATCGTCTGTATGGGTGAATTTGGTCGTACACCGCGGATCAACCAGAACGTCGGTCGTGACCACTGGGCCGCCAGTTGGACCGCCATGGTCGGTGGTGGCGGACTGAAGAACGGTCAGGCTATCGGTAAGACCGACAGCGATGGTATCGGCATTGAAGGCAAGAGCTACCTGCCTGGTGACCTGTGGGCAACCGTTGCTCACTCACTGGGAATTCCGCTGGATATCGTACATACCTCAAAACGAGGTCGTCCGATGAAGCTGGCCAATGGTGGAACTCCGATTAAAGAACTGATCGGTTAG
- a CDS encoding DUF1549 domain-containing protein: MRRFSKQLSVVFTVLLCASALSPAVNAAGPESRTKAFSTGAFDPFIDFINQRVRQGWEDNEVDPSPVASDEEWIRRVHLDLIGQIPSAETVEKFVKDRDSAKRSKLIDQLLDDPGYVQNFTNVWTNLLIGRRTPRRVSRNGMQKFLREAFAKNRPWDETVQDLVTAEGHFEENGAVNYLLAQMQNNDEAVQVTAATTRLFLGIQVQCTQCHNHPFNDWKQNQFWEYNSFFRQMRRVNHRKTDPKTGRQVDDYSEIVATGFDGPVYYEKRSGLMQVAYPIFEEFKVSPDSGVERRKEFSKLIVKGDRPLIATAIVNRMWGYFMGYGFTRPVDDMGPHNPASHPELLNKMAEELVKKDYDLKQLARWICNSEAYNLTSQYGSKNEIDSPERGETPLFSHMYVKNMTAEQLYDSLIVATGAHKSGQSNWERAEQQRRQWMNQFMVAFDTDSGDDTTTFNGTIPQALMMMNGELTKNAISAESGSYLNQMLLSKGNDQDKIRKMFLSTLSRYPDRREVTSAQRLIARSPDKLAAYQDLYWALLNSNEFIFNH, from the coding sequence ATGCGTCGTTTTTCTAAACAACTCAGTGTTGTTTTCACAGTATTACTTTGTGCCAGCGCTCTGTCGCCTGCCGTCAATGCTGCAGGTCCGGAGAGCAGAACGAAGGCATTTTCCACCGGGGCTTTTGATCCATTTATCGACTTCATCAACCAGCGGGTTCGCCAGGGTTGGGAAGACAACGAAGTCGATCCTTCTCCCGTCGCTTCCGATGAGGAGTGGATTCGTCGAGTTCATCTGGATCTGATTGGTCAAATCCCTTCCGCAGAAACGGTTGAGAAGTTTGTCAAAGATCGTGACTCTGCCAAGCGATCTAAATTGATTGATCAGTTGCTGGACGATCCCGGCTATGTACAGAACTTTACGAATGTCTGGACGAACCTGCTCATCGGTCGTCGTACTCCACGACGGGTGAGCCGCAACGGGATGCAAAAGTTCCTGCGTGAGGCGTTTGCCAAAAACCGCCCCTGGGATGAAACCGTTCAGGATCTCGTGACTGCGGAAGGGCATTTTGAAGAAAACGGGGCAGTCAACTACCTGCTGGCCCAGATGCAGAACAATGACGAAGCAGTGCAGGTCACAGCCGCCACCACGCGTCTGTTCCTGGGAATCCAGGTGCAGTGCACCCAGTGTCACAACCATCCGTTCAACGACTGGAAACAGAACCAGTTCTGGGAATACAACAGTTTCTTCCGTCAGATGCGACGGGTGAACCATCGTAAAACTGATCCGAAAACCGGTCGTCAGGTTGACGATTATTCAGAAATCGTAGCCACCGGATTTGATGGTCCCGTCTATTACGAAAAACGTTCGGGGCTGATGCAGGTTGCTTATCCGATCTTTGAAGAATTTAAAGTCAGCCCTGATTCAGGTGTTGAACGGCGTAAGGAATTTTCCAAGCTGATCGTAAAGGGAGATCGTCCTCTGATCGCCACTGCGATTGTCAACCGGATGTGGGGTTACTTCATGGGCTACGGTTTCACCCGTCCCGTGGATGACATGGGTCCTCATAACCCTGCCTCACACCCTGAACTGTTAAATAAAATGGCCGAAGAACTGGTCAAAAAAGATTACGACCTCAAACAATTGGCCCGCTGGATCTGTAACAGTGAAGCCTACAACCTGACCAGCCAGTATGGCAGCAAGAATGAAATTGACAGTCCTGAACGTGGAGAGACTCCTCTGTTCTCTCATATGTACGTTAAGAATATGACTGCCGAACAGTTGTACGATTCACTCATTGTCGCCACGGGGGCTCACAAGTCTGGACAGTCTAACTGGGAACGTGCCGAACAGCAGCGTCGTCAGTGGATGAATCAGTTTATGGTTGCCTTCGATACCGATTCCGGGGATGACACCACTACATTTAATGGCACCATTCCTCAGGCTCTGATGATGATGAACGGAGAATTAACCAAGAACGCCATCAGCGCCGAGAGTGGCAGCTATCTGAATCAGATGCTGCTGTCGAAGGGGAACGATCAGGATAAGATCCGCAAAATGTTCCTTTCGACTCTGAGCCGATATCCTGATCGTCGGGAAGTGACCAGTGCCCAGAGACTGATCGCCCGGTCTCCGGACAAACTGGCCGCCTACCAGGACCTGTACTGGGCTCTGCTGAACTCCAACGAATTTATTTTCAATCACTAA
- a CDS encoding SDR family NAD(P)-dependent oxidoreductase, giving the protein MPNQYQFQDQVVIITGAGNGIGRATAIMMAEAGAHVFAGDVKHLAENRELFERLGIVEVTCDVRQESDVQALIEQAVNQHGRIDVLVNNAGIGMVKQIHLVTEEEWNACIDTNLKGTFLGCKHAIKHMLTTGGGAIVNTASNAGLLPRAHDPVYSISKHAVVALTESLGLCHGKDNIRINCVCPGPVGETGMMNDDIARAVDPDGLTQSMINASPIAAANKRMISPQEVAAAICYLASKDALMVSGTALRIDGGKSLGVPPQAK; this is encoded by the coding sequence ATGCCAAACCAATATCAGTTCCAAGACCAGGTAGTCATTATTACAGGTGCAGGAAACGGAATTGGTCGCGCTACCGCAATCATGATGGCGGAAGCCGGGGCTCACGTATTCGCAGGAGACGTCAAACATCTCGCAGAAAACCGGGAACTGTTCGAGCGACTGGGAATCGTGGAAGTGACCTGTGACGTACGTCAGGAATCAGACGTGCAGGCATTGATCGAACAGGCCGTCAACCAGCATGGTCGCATAGATGTGCTGGTAAACAATGCCGGGATCGGCATGGTCAAACAGATTCATCTCGTCACTGAAGAAGAGTGGAACGCCTGTATAGACACCAATCTGAAAGGGACCTTCCTGGGTTGCAAACATGCGATTAAACACATGCTGACCACTGGTGGGGGAGCAATCGTCAACACTGCCAGCAACGCGGGTCTACTCCCGCGGGCCCATGACCCGGTTTACTCAATCAGCAAACACGCGGTCGTTGCCCTGACCGAAAGCCTGGGACTCTGCCACGGAAAAGACAACATTCGTATCAACTGTGTCTGTCCGGGCCCCGTCGGAGAGACCGGCATGATGAATGATGATATAGCCAGAGCAGTAGATCCGGACGGGCTGACCCAGTCCATGATTAACGCCAGCCCGATCGCTGCCGCCAACAAACGAATGATCAGCCCACAGGAAGTTGCTGCTGCCATCTGTTACCTGGCCAGCAAAGACGCCCTGATGGTTTCCGGCACCGCTCTCCGCATTGATGGTGGCAAATCACTGGGAGTACCACCTCAGGCAAAGTAG
- a CDS encoding PilZ domain-containing protein, producing the protein MSTRVVTTSTGRTWGSLLEKLDRKQSPAVPKAERFEQSQGHPGERRAFPRHSSDAIILAFNQDEAGQTSAGEATGKKGYAINVSRNGISFAARSEFQPREQLQLRVEETQLNFSLNVSAEVLRCESLDSEFHRVDCKLVTPLTDQQIQLLKEHVPSCFAG; encoded by the coding sequence TTGTCGACTCGGGTGGTCACCACCTCGACAGGTCGAACCTGGGGAAGTCTGCTGGAGAAACTGGACCGGAAGCAATCTCCCGCAGTTCCCAAGGCAGAGCGTTTCGAACAATCGCAGGGGCACCCCGGTGAGCGTCGTGCCTTTCCCCGGCATTCAAGTGATGCCATCATTCTGGCCTTCAATCAGGATGAAGCAGGGCAGACTTCTGCAGGGGAAGCGACTGGTAAAAAAGGCTATGCGATTAATGTCAGTCGCAACGGGATTTCCTTTGCTGCTCGATCTGAATTTCAACCGCGGGAACAACTCCAGTTGCGCGTTGAAGAAACGCAGCTGAACTTTTCACTGAATGTCTCTGCAGAGGTCTTACGGTGTGAATCACTGGACAGCGAATTCCATCGCGTCGACTGCAAGCTGGTGACCCCGTTAACCGATCAGCAGATCCAACTGCTCAAAGAGCATGTTCCCTCCTGTTTTGCAGGCTGA
- a CDS encoding 3-hydroxyacyl-ACP dehydratase FabZ family protein has product MRFSLVDQIKELEKGKSITAVKNLSLAEEYLQDHFPGFAVMPGVLMVESIVQAGAWLMRYTNDFQYSTVLLKQTKAIRFNSFVTPGKQLRVSLSIQKWEDNLCTLKASSEVEGEAAVSGRIVLEQFNLADKNPSMADKDADRIKDLKTQFAQLWNPAKQVTP; this is encoded by the coding sequence ATGCGATTTTCGCTCGTCGATCAAATTAAAGAACTCGAGAAAGGCAAGTCGATCACGGCTGTCAAAAACCTTTCTCTCGCCGAAGAGTATTTGCAGGACCACTTTCCCGGCTTCGCTGTCATGCCGGGCGTACTCATGGTCGAATCCATCGTGCAGGCCGGTGCCTGGCTGATGCGATATACCAATGACTTTCAATACAGCACTGTCCTGTTAAAACAGACCAAGGCCATTCGCTTCAACAGTTTCGTCACCCCCGGCAAACAGCTGCGGGTTTCGCTCAGCATTCAGAAGTGGGAAGATAATCTCTGCACACTGAAAGCTTCGAGCGAAGTCGAAGGGGAAGCGGCTGTCAGCGGACGAATCGTTCTGGAGCAGTTTAATCTGGCTGATAAGAACCCGTCGATGGCCGACAAGGATGCAGACCGGATCAAGGATCTGAAGACTCAATTTGCCCAGCTTTGGAATCCGGCTAAACAGGTTACCCCCTGA
- the fabG gene encoding 3-oxoacyl-[acyl-carrier-protein] reductase, with product MKLEGRVALVTGGSRGIGKAVVQALAREGAKVAFVYRSSAEAAEQIVKELADENCEAIAIQADVANKTETDAVVEQVIEKWEKIDILVNNAGIIRDGLLATMSAEDWQAVIDTNLTSVYNFSQAVTRPMMSKRYGRIINMSSVAAHFGNAGQSNYAASKGGIIGFTRCLATEVAKRGITVNAVAPGFIETDMTVDVRNAAGDQIKKHIPARRLGLPEDIANAVLFFACEDSSYVTGQTMAVDGGLTLGGI from the coding sequence ATGAAACTGGAAGGAAGAGTAGCGTTGGTAACCGGCGGCAGCCGCGGTATTGGAAAAGCCGTCGTGCAGGCCCTGGCCCGGGAAGGGGCTAAAGTTGCCTTTGTGTACCGTTCCAGTGCGGAAGCTGCAGAGCAGATCGTCAAAGAGCTGGCTGACGAAAACTGTGAAGCCATTGCCATTCAGGCTGACGTCGCCAACAAAACCGAGACCGATGCCGTTGTGGAACAGGTCATCGAAAAATGGGAAAAGATTGACATCCTGGTCAACAACGCCGGTATCATCCGCGACGGTCTGCTGGCCACCATGTCTGCTGAAGACTGGCAGGCTGTCATCGACACTAACCTGACCAGTGTCTACAACTTCTCCCAGGCAGTGACACGTCCGATGATGTCAAAACGCTATGGGCGCATCATCAACATGTCCAGCGTCGCTGCTCACTTCGGTAACGCAGGACAGTCCAACTATGCCGCCAGTAAAGGGGGAATCATCGGATTCACCCGCTGCCTGGCCACCGAAGTCGCCAAGCGGGGTATCACCGTTAATGCGGTCGCTCCCGGTTTTATTGAAACAGACATGACCGTTGACGTGCGTAATGCCGCCGGCGATCAGATTAAGAAACACATTCCCGCCCGCCGTCTGGGTCTTCCCGAAGACATCGCCAATGCAGTGCTGTTCTTTGCCTGTGAAGACTCATCCTACGTCACCGGTCAGACTATGGCCGTAGACGGTGGTCTGACTCTGGGTGGAATTTAA
- a CDS encoding acyl carrier protein, whose product MPTRDEIFDSVRETLVDALGLDDDEVVPEATLMGDLGAESIDFLDIAFRLEKAFDIKIPRGELFPENIASSDSGFVKDGEFTEAGIAELREKMPHADIDSFADDPKVEKMQDLFTVEMLVNFLDARLK is encoded by the coding sequence ATGCCAACTAGAGATGAAATCTTCGATTCCGTTCGTGAAACCCTCGTGGATGCCCTCGGACTGGATGACGACGAAGTAGTGCCCGAAGCGACCCTGATGGGAGACCTCGGTGCAGAATCCATTGACTTCCTGGACATCGCGTTCCGTCTGGAAAAAGCATTCGACATCAAGATTCCCCGTGGGGAACTCTTCCCGGAAAACATCGCTTCTTCCGATTCCGGTTTCGTGAAAGATGGCGAATTCACCGAAGCAGGGATTGCAGAACTGCGTGAAAAGATGCCACACGCAGACATCGATTCTTTTGCAGACGATCCCAAAGTCGAAAAGATGCAGGATCTGTTCACCGTCGAGATGCTGGTTAACTTCCTGGATGCCCGTCTGAAGTAA
- a CDS encoding 3-hydroxyacyl-ACP dehydratase FabZ family protein, with amino-acid sequence MRWFWIDRFIEFESGSYAKSVKNVTLAEEHLHDHFPGFPVMPGSLMIEGMAQTGGILLGEINDFEHIVILAKVPQMTFHSWACPGDQLIYTAKITNAGEEGGAVDVTAMVGDRLVAEGSIIFVHLDQSDSEFGKIDQKNFVFSMNLLGILDVGQAGTGEEQA; translated from the coding sequence ATGCGCTGGTTCTGGATTGACCGCTTTATTGAATTCGAGAGCGGCTCTTACGCCAAGAGTGTCAAAAACGTGACACTGGCTGAAGAGCATCTGCACGACCACTTCCCCGGTTTTCCGGTGATGCCCGGATCCCTGATGATCGAAGGTATGGCCCAGACGGGGGGAATTCTGCTGGGCGAGATCAATGATTTCGAACACATCGTGATTCTGGCCAAAGTGCCCCAGATGACGTTCCACAGCTGGGCCTGCCCGGGTGATCAGCTCATCTATACCGCCAAAATCACCAATGCCGGTGAGGAAGGGGGCGCCGTCGATGTGACCGCCATGGTGGGAGACCGCCTGGTTGCCGAAGGCAGCATCATCTTTGTTCACCTCGATCAAAGTGATTCCGAATTTGGCAAGATCGACCAGAAAAACTTCGTCTTTTCCATGAATCTGCTGGGAATTCTGGACGTGGGTCAGGCTGGAACAGGTGAAGAACAGGCTTAG